Below is a window of bacterium DNA.
AACGGTTTCGGCTTGTACGACATGGCCGGCAACGTCTGGCAGTGGTGTTCTGATTGGTATCAGGAGGACTATTACACCCACTCACCGGCGGTAAATCCACAAGGACCGGATCAGGGTGTCGAAAAGGTTTTGCGCGGAGGCTGCTGGCACAGTCCTTTCATAGATTTACGCTGCAGCCGCCGCATCCATTCTCCGGGCTGGCCTGGGATGAGCAATATCGGTTTTCGCTGCGTTCAAGATCTTTATCCCACTGCAGCGCTTCCAGAGAAACCGGGCCGGACCTCGGCGATGGATCCACTTCGCGGCAAACCGTCGCCTAAACCGGCACGAGCCCTCAAGCCGACCAAAGGCTTTGAACTTACGTTCGGCAACGATGCGGATGAAGCCCAGGCAAAACTCTATCGATCGCTCGGCGTCACCTCGGTCGAAAGCTATGTGACCTGGGAGAGCGTGGAGCGGAACGGCAAAGGAGATTGGGATTTCCGCCGGTGGGATCGCCAGGTGGAGATTTTAAAAAAGCATGGTTTGAAATGGGTGCCGTTTCTGATCGCCGGCTGCGCCTATGCCACGCCGGCCTGGTTTCGGGCTTCTGATCAACATTATCCATCGGTTTGCCTGGAGCATCACATGGCTTCCACGATTCAATCCATCTGGAATCCTGCGCTCAAGCCACAGATCGAGCGGTTCATCGCTGAATTCAGTAAACGCTACCGCGATTCCGGCGTGATTGAATCAGTGCTTTTAGGCGTAAGCGGTGATTTCGGCGAAGCACTCTACCCTGTCTGGGGTGGGGGATGGACTTTTATCATCCCGGGCGTCTATCATGTGCATCTTGGCTTTTGGTGTGGAGAAGAGTATGCCCGTCAGGCCTTTCGGCAGTATGCTCTGCAGCGCTATAACGACCTACACGGGATCAATGCTGCCTGGGGCACTGCCTGGAATCAGGCCGGCGAAATCGACTACCCGCCGCTCTTGATGCCGGAAAAGAGCCGGTATATTTTGCCCGACGAGTCCAATGGGTCCGGCGTTCCCTTTCATTCCAATGCGCTGGAGCGCCGGCGGTGGTTGGATTTTTTATCCTGGTATCGCCAAGCGATGACCGACTGGTCTGATTGGTGGCTGGGTTTGACCCGGACTTATTTCCCGGATCACCCAATTTATCTCTGCACCGGCGGCAACGCTCATCCTGCGCACGGTTCTGATTTCAGCGACCAGTGTCGGGCCGCGGCCCGTCATCGCGCCGGGGTGCGCATCACCAATGAAGCCTCGGATTATGGAGAAAATTTCTATCTCACCCGTTGGGTGGCTTCCGCCGGACATTTCTACGATGCGTATTTCGGCTTTGAACCGGCCGGCGGCGTTTCGGAAGACGGGATTGTTGCGCGCATTTACAACGCCACGGCATCCGGCGCCCGGCAACTCCACTGGTATGCGGGCAATCTCACCGCTTCCCAACAGCGGATCGACCGGTTTGAAAAAAATGCCGGAATGATATTTCCGGCGATGCCGAAGGCGCCGTTTGCGCTGTTTTACCCCAGCGCAGACCTCGCTTTAAATTGGACCTGGATCGATCGAAAGATCAACCACTTTCGCGAACGATCAGCGTGGCTGCGTGATGTCGTGGATCATGATTATGTGGATGAAAGAATGATCTGCGATGGCGCACTGGAT
It encodes the following:
- a CDS encoding SUMF1/EgtB/PvdO family nonheme iron enzyme; this translates as MRAFQFSAPLFIFYLCVLPACLQAADPPAGMVLIPGGVFCMGAENGLPSEKPVHAVKIDSFFMDCCLVTNEAYAAFCQAENYPLPVPPNFAGMADYLHAYPKHPVVGITWHDAEAYASWCGKRLPTEAEWEYASRGGLAGKDYPWGDGLPGPGQANFAAKESDMEWRVVHVADGYRFTSPVNHYTPNGFGLYDMAGNVWQWCSDWYQEDYYTHSPAVNPQGPDQGVEKVLRGGCWHSPFIDLRCSRRIHSPGWPGMSNIGFRCVQDLYPTAALPEKPGRTSAMDPLRGKPSPKPARALKPTKGFELTFGNDADEAQAKLYRSLGVTSVESYVTWESVERNGKGDWDFRRWDRQVEILKKHGLKWVPFLIAGCAYATPAWFRASDQHYPSVCLEHHMASTIQSIWNPALKPQIERFIAEFSKRYRDSGVIESVLLGVSGDFGEALYPVWGGGWTFIIPGVYHVHLGFWCGEEYARQAFRQYALQRYNDLHGINAAWGTAWNQAGEIDYPPLLMPEKSRYILPDESNGSGVPFHSNALERRRWLDFLSWYRQAMTDWSDWWLGLTRTYFPDHPIYLCTGGNAHPAHGSDFSDQCRAAARHRAGVRITNEASDYGENFYLTRWVASAGHFYDAYFGFEPAGGVSEDGIVARIYNATASGARQLHWYAGNLTASQQRIDRFEKNAGMIFPAMPKAPFALFYPSADLALNWTWIDRKINHFRERSAWLRDVVDHDYVDERMICDGALDRYRYLFVSDSGYVEAATLQAMDTWLRRGGVLLLLRSHRLLAVSGDPGFYRSWFPDSTAVHAIGQGRTIILNGSWDHRADLFRQLVQFFNRENRPLPDGIEDGVFVTRLTDGWYVYNSTDQTIDKPFFLSGRWVRKTLLPHTIRLYR